DNA sequence from the Amphiprion ocellaris isolate individual 3 ecotype Okinawa chromosome 17, ASM2253959v1, whole genome shotgun sequence genome:
CCAATGGGAGAGCGCCCGGCTGGGGAACAACAACTACAAAGGCTCCCTGGAGTCTCTGGCCTCCCGGGACTGGGACACGATGTCTGACAAGGTGGGTGAGGAGGAGTTCTCACAGGGATTAATGATGGTTTTATGTTAATGCAGATCCTGCTTTACAaccacagaaacagcagcagctattAAACAGTGCCATCTTCTGGACAGAACTCAGCtttgaaacattttattcaCTCTGCATCATATTGAAGCCTAAAAGCAGACACTAAATAGGTTGAAATCAACTTGACGCATGcaaaattatgaataaaaggaatttttggactaatttttaCCCAAAACTACTCCACAAAATGAAATTCTTTTTTACATGCTGCTGCAaactttgttttacatttttgttttctctgttgtgtcatttttttatgcaGTGTTTAAATGCCAGTATTGTGCCAGCTTCTGTACAAAACTCAgctttaaagcattttattcaGTCTGCGTCCTATTAATGCCTAAAAATAGACACTAAACAATCTGAAATAATCTCAATGCATGTGCAGAATTactaaaaaatgaattttttgattcatttttaccTAAAACTACGCCATAAAGTGCCAATTCTTTTACATGATGTTGCAAACCTTTTTTCATGCTGatatttctctctgtttttatgtcttttaccCTATTATTAAATGCCAATATTGTGTCATCTCCTGTACAAAACTAAGCTTTACAGCATTTTATTCACTCTGCATCCTATTGAAACCTGAAAGTAGACACTAAACTggatgaaatatctcaacacgTGGAGAATCAGGAGAAAAGAAATTTGTTTGTGACATGAAAAATTAAAGAgccatttttctgtatttcactccaaatcatatttaaaaatgcagatacTTACTTCTAGGAAGgttttaaagtacatttttgttgaaattgtCTTAACATATAaagaactattttttttaagtggaatTTATCATTAAAACTACTCTGTAAAGTGGTAAATCTTCTACATGCTGTTgcaaatttttgtttattcctgtttctctctgttattttgtcttttatcctgttttttaGATGTCTATATTGTCAACACTTACAATAATAAGTGTTTCATCATATTCTAACAACTTTTATATCCTGAAACTAATCAAATTGaggaaaatcaacattttaagtATATGATACTTTCACAAAACATTGCTAAATGTCCTGGTTTATATGCAGTAATTCAGTAAAAATGGAGAAAGATGAAAATATATCCTTTAAAAGTGCATCTAATTGACCCATTCTTGATTCATTCTtcaatatttcatctttttacAGTCTTTCTAACCTGTAAATGTCTTATGCAGaattcattttttccttttcagtatATGAACAAGGCCCACACCTGgacaaaatgcagatttaaggTTTCTCATTGTAAAACCTGTTTATCTGATGACATTCAATCAAAGCAGAGTTTCTCAACAATCAGATCTAATCATGATATGTGTATATTAGACTTGTGATTCTTctgcaaaatgataaaatgatgcAGATGCCAGTATTTACTCATATGTCACTCAACAGTAATTAACCACATGCAATGATTTGTAATTGACACATGATGATGCCCTGTTAAAGTAGTAAATGTCTAACATTCAAAGTTATTGCCTTTGATTTAAATCTATTTGAGAGTAGGTGTTGGCAACATGcttcatctgtttttaaatttattaccTTAACAgggtttttattaaataaagctgaattttaAACTTGAATTCACGCAAACTGATGATCGAGGCGACACAACGTCCCTTCAGTCTGCTGTGAGATTGTTGGCTTTTGTATTGATTTCTGCTTCTGTTATTGATCAGAAGTTtaatgctgttgttgtgttgttgttgttgttgttgtgtacaGGTGGGTGTCATCGACAGTCCACCCAGAGCGTTCAACAGTCCGTACGCTACGACCACCTCCATGGAGTACAACCCCATGTACCGCATGTCCGAGTTCAAGGTTTGTAACTGTAGGACTCTGCGTTTTTAGATCTGTTTCTGCTCCACCGTGTctgatttacatgaaattttcatAGCGTAAATTATGAGTGTTTTTTAAGATATCTGAGAAATTTTTGCTTCATATATCGAATACTTTCTCAGATAAATGTGTTATAAAAATTGCCCATCAGCCCACTTCCAGCAgcttttttttggctgtttgaGCAACAAAATCTGAGGaactgttaaagataaaaacctgaagttttctctattttttctcttcatgtcattgattcagaacctgtaatctgtaattttggaaaaataattatattattatatataataataagtgaaattcgctggattttggttgatttttttgtgaatcttcttcaagaaaatattagaaatttcactgatatatatggaatcactttagatatttttaggattttttggaagatttttattcattttttgataaaatttacaagaattttcttgccaaatttgggggattttttttttttttttttttttttaaataaaatttttaagggaaacttttaaggaattattggagttttcttcctgaaggttttgcaaattttcagaaatttggagaatttttttgctgatttttttggatttttttcagacaaggaaacacttTTGGTGCccaaaaatgaggacaacaggagggttaaagataaaagcccgaaatcttcactgttatttctcatcatgtcattgattcagaatctataatactgaatAAGTTGATCAAAGAGTCTCTGATCTAGTTTTAGTGATCCTTTTGCGTCGTGTGAACACACAATAATGAAATGATCCTATAACTGCAGCTATTTTATGAGAGAATCCAGTGTTTCATCTAaagttttgcagtgtttcaCAAGAAAATAACGTGCATTTATAACTGCCAAGCTGGCATTCTAACTCCTGACCCTCCTCCTCTCTATCTTCAGGGTGGACTTTCTCCGGCCACCTCAGAGATGAACCTTTACGGCTTCAACAGTCGCAGCACCAGTCCGGTACCGAGCACCAACCTGGCCCCCCGGCCCCGGTTCTCCGCCTACGACACCCTAGTGAGGAGGAGGGCGGAGGCCAACACCACCGTACGTTTACCCACACACATATATCTGACACGTTAAGCATGTTCGTATGTTCGTTAAAACGTGTCATCTTCCTGCTGCAGGTGGTTCCCACCCACTACAGCCTACGCTCTAACACTCTGGGGCCACCTAACAAGAAAGACTACATAGAAGAACTGACCAAACAGCTGGACGTCTGCCAGAAGGTACGACTCTTAGAGAGCACTCTGGGATCCAGACACATGTAGGAATGTACAGATGTTCAGTGGACACCAGAGAGAAAGTCCAAGATGTGAAGGAACAATGACTCTTTCCCCTTTCTGAGGTCATAATGGCCTTTAGATAAGCAGACGCTGCAGGAGATtatccatccatgcatcatctatacaccacttaggGTCacagagggctggagtctatcccagctgactgagggtgaaggcaggggacacctggacaggtcaacagtctatcacagggttacatatagagacaaacaatcactctcacattcacacctacagatcTACAcctacaatttagaatcaccaattaacctcagcatgttactggactgtgggaggaagctggagaacccagagaaaacccacacatggacaggagaacatggaaactccatgcagaaagatcccaggaaggccgggaagCGAaccgggatcttctagctgcaaggcgacagtgttaaccaccaagccactacAGGAGATATCGTCTATTCTGATGTGACTAAGCAGACAActtgtctccatgttggtctgtaatctaaatctgaccttctcccagcTACAATGTAAAcctgaagatcagagagaatcctcagaactgatgcttgcatgaactgctgctctgttggtgtcggTAAACATTAATCACAACCTAAGTCAGCTGAGTCTCCAGTCCACCACAAAAGTTCCAAAATTTCACCGTTCTGGAGCTGGAATACCTCTATAGCAATCTTCATATTAgcaaatacatatttattttcctcttcatgtcaatttttttttttacatttttaaggttggtTTTATTGGTTATCTACAATATCAGCccagaaattgtaaaatattttcagtttaaaccAATGTAGTTGCAGCAATTGCAGTTCTAGacaatgtatatatttatgatggtgtttgttttttctacagCGTAATCAGTTCCTGGAGGCAGAAAGTGtggagatggagaaggagaggaacCAGATCAGGTCAGATATGATGTTTTGTACTTCTGGTGTGATTAGTAAGCTGTTTCAGTTACTGGTTCTgacgtttttttgtctttacagtTTGAAATCTTGCACCTGTATCCAGCCTTCACTCTGTTCTTCACGGCTGCATGTCTTTAAGTGCCTTTCTAAGGTTTAACGgtctgctctgtgtgttttcGTGAAGGTTTGAGATGCGAGGCCTGCTGGTGAACAACGAGGACCTTCTGAGGACCAACGCTCAGCTGAACAACGAGATGAAGAGGCTGAGAGAGCAGATGATAGAGATGGACAGGGAGAGCCAGTCCATGGGGGAGAGATGCAGGGAGATGGAGGtgggatgaatggatggataaatggatcAATATTAAGATTTAGTACATTTAAACATCTTTCCAGGActgatttttgtcttgttctgtGCAGATTGAAGTGAAACAGGCCCGAGACATGATGGTGGAGGCCAACACTCAGGAATACGCCTTCAACTTCCTGCAACAGTCGCTGAAAAACAAGATCCAGGATGCAGAGGtaaacagagagacacaggacAAGAGAAAATATGAAACTAGAATGACTGAAGCCTGAATAATGCAGAAAGAAAGCAGCttttataatttgtgtttagaCATAGAAGAGCATCAGGTTTcatgcagagctgcagaacAGGACATTTTGTAAAGTGTCAGATCATGTAGAAGTTTACAGAAACCCTccagaaaaaacatgtttttttgtgtaatatttatcatattaagctttaatatttttctaaatatagtaaatgtatacacacaaaaatatccaATGTAATTAATATTGGCAAAATTTTTGTGCTataataaaagctgaaaattagtgctttttaaaaaaaataaaagtaataaaaaggaattatataataaaaatatttatttatttattcattcattcatttatttgctaatttatttattaatcagTGTAGAAGTAAactgaaacactgtaaaaaaaaagaaaagcatatattatttttctcaatatttttaatattatgtaatttttttctcagtataataaatatacacacaaataaatattcAATATCAAATATTTGCAAAGATTTAAGagtataataaaaaatattaaattattattttttaaaataaaaatggtacaaaattaaaaagcaaTCATATATCTTAAATATctcaaatataaatgtaaaaataaaataatcatattcATCTGTctagctatttatttatttgactatttgtttattttaccgTTTTTGAGTTGTTATTTAAATCTTTTCCATGACTGTGGAAACAAGAAAATCTGATTACactgaaaaatccaaaacacagaatttttttacattttttttttttttttctaattgtttAACAGTACAATAGTTACAGATTCCAGACATGCTGAGAACTTTATGGACCAAACTCAACAGTAAAAGATCTACGTTTTAACTACAACATGTTGTGTTCTAGAATAGTAgcactattgtaaataaatttaaatatatttttaattgagtTTTAGCTCATTCACTGCCATAAACTATATTATATTCaggattttaaataataataagaagaatgagttaataataataatttctataaatatgaaatataaaacataaactaataatagatgtgaaatttaGTCATAGAGTGATTTCAGAGTCTTCTTTATTGTTGATTTCCAAATGTCAGACGCGTGTTTTCTACTTTATGaactgttgttgtgtgtttgttgtgttcagGAAAGCCTGGAGAAGCAAACGCAGCACTCCAAGACTCTGGCTGAGAAACTGTGGCTGGCTGAGAGACaactggaggagctggagatcGACAAAGACACCAAAGACAAGAAGACGTCGGAGCTGACGTCCACCATCATCAGACTGGAGACGGAGGTACAAACGCAGACAGgaaccaaaaacatcacatattACCGTTTATCTGGTGGGGTTGAGTTGATAAGAAACCACAGACTCACAGAGAAACTGAGGTCATCACTGAAAAATGGGACAAATACTTATGAAACTGAAGTAAATTtgcagaaaaagagcaaaagcaTAGCGATATTGCTACTGGTTTAGCTGCTGTGCTACAACTCTAATACTCTCAGTATTAACAATTAATTTGAAGTGACTAATTAGAGATATACcgattatatttattataataatagaCGCCACATCCTTTCCTAGAACATTTTGGTGTGTTTCAGGtgcaattaaaacaaataaacctgATTCGTTCCATCTTGAGATCATTGCTTTGTTACTGACTTGTTGATAAAAACTActaatgtgtcattttttttcatattcagaCTATGATGATGTCAAACTACAAAATATGGAAGTCTGTTTATTGATTCATCTGCAAAGGAgaggccaaaaaataaaaatactgaatacAAACTCATCTAATATTTTTTCCTGCAGcgattgttttggtttatattAACTGTCTGTAAGCAGTTAGCATAATGCTAACTAGCATGTTTGCAAAATTAGAAGTACAGGTATGTCAGAAAAGATAAATAAGATGCACAGCCAGTGTTGGGAGATGTTAAAGTCAGtaagtttgtttgtgtgtttgcagctgagTGAAGCCCTGCAGATCTCCACTCAGGCCGCTGCAGAACTCAGCCTCCACCAGAAACTGCGAGACGACGCCCAGCTGAgggtggaggagctggaggagacgCTGCTGGAGAAGGACCAGGAGCTGCAGAAGCTGCAGATCAGCATCAGCAGACTGCAGGGAGAGGTACTTCATCAAGCTCTAACATCGGTTACATTCACAGAACCTTTGAAGAACGCTTTAATTGCCAGGAATGTTCCTACAAAGTTGTCGGTAACACAGATTATCTTCCACAATAACAAAGGAGGAAatattttccagatgtttttaaggctttagatttttttttttgaaaactttcCTGTAACGTGATATATTAAGATTTGGAACATTCTGCCTGCAATGTTCTAAAGGTGTTCTGaaggatgttgttgagggaacacgtTATAGAAAGTTCTTCTACAAAAGGTTCCTGCAATGTTAACAAAGGAAAGGTGTTCTCAGTACAACATCTGGAagatgttctccagatgttatcgaggcctcagatgacaggTGTAGCACATCCAGCCTTTTTGTTGAGTGAACACATCATAGAACgttgataacaaaggaagaatgttctcaatgcaacatctggaaaatgttctccagatgttaaTCAGgtctcagatgacagaacgttcttttatacagaatgttttataatgttcctgtaatgtgataacttaaaggtggaacattttgcctttGTGTTGAGGgaacgttcttctataaaaTGTTCTCAATGCAGCATCTGgaaaatgttctccagatgttatcgAGATGATGGAAGTTCTTTTATTCAGTATGTTTTAAAACGTTCctgtaatataatatattaCTGGTAGAACATTCTGCCTCTCTGTTGATTAGAGAACCttctataaaatgttcctgCAATGATAACGAAGTAAGGATGTTCTTAatgcaacacagaaaatattagatgttatcaagacctcagatgacagaacctTTTTCATAAGACGTTCCTGTACTCTGATATATTagcaaaggtggaacattctgcctgTAATGTTCTGCTGACATATTGGGGATGTTGTGGAGGCCACAAATTACTGAATCTATGAAAAGTTCCCACAATGAACGTTCCTGGTGTAACAACTTTCTATGACAGAGTAAACCGGTCAAACTTTATCACGCAACATTTTTAGAACCACTTTAGGTATCtaacctttaagaagaacattatGTGAACTAAAAGAAGCGTTTCTGCTGAAAGCATCAATAGAGCTTTCTCGGAACGTTTGAAATAACCTTGCTGGACGGTGTTTGTGCAGGTCTCTGGTAAGCTGAGCGACACTGAGCGGAATCTGGAGGACGAGATCCAGATGAGGGAGCGTCTCCAGCTGCAGTGTAAACAGGCCGAGAGGACGGTGGACGACCTGACCATGGAGCTGCAGACCGTCAACCAGACCAAAGACGACACGGCCAAGCAGCTCAAACTGGCACAGGTACCCGTTTCACTGCACAATATACGACTTCACAGTACTCTACATGAGAGAATATAAAGAATCGGTCCAACTGAAGCAAACTGTCATTGTCTTGTGTTCTTCTTTGAGAACAACATCTAAaatcaaaagaaagaaatcaacaaaataCTATCAGGTATCTGTTTGAGTAGATGGAGGTCTTTCCTGGTAacgaatagaagaaaatagaaaattgtCTTGTCCTGCTGGTTAACTGGTTGAACGAACCTCTAAACTAACATTTACCAAGAAAGTtgctgcagcaaaaacaaaaaatagaaatgtataAGTCcaaccaaaaccaacaatgttttcatttgtcgCTTCTTCACTTATATATCGATTTTCCACTTTAGTGGTACTGAAATTACTTCACATTGCTTCTTAAAGTTGTGCAAAATCctgtttttcaatgtttttgaaCATAATTGTATATCCACCGTATTTCTAGAGACCCATAATCGATCAAAACGTCAGACAAGCAGGGGAAAAGTTGACACCCGTTGGCAGATACTGTCTCTGCATtcaaaacagagcagcagcctgAGAGTTCTCCAGTTTTATTTCATCGCTAGAGCTACTTTTGCTAACTTTAGCATGTCTTTTTTTACAACTAAAGCACTGTAAATGTTTTGTTATTGGCTGGCAAGAGTGAGCACAACAGttttcatgcactcccagcatctcaGGAAGTGAAGATTTTTGGCATcacaacaataagaaaaattaaTATTAGTGCATTGCATGGCTAACATGGCTAACGTTACCATTAACTTTGATTGTCTGATCACTGTGCTAGCATGCTAGCTACTAGTTTACCCAAAGTAACCTAGTTTAAGAGTCAGAATCTCACCAAAGGAGTCTTTGACCAAAGTCTTCTTGAAAGATGTCTTTGTAATGAGACAATTAATGTCATTTACTTCCTCTATTGGTGGTTTTAACATTAAAACCCATCAGATTCTGTATATTAGGCTTTGGATTAACACTCAGTAGTTGGTATTAGGTTACAAtctttgttggttttggtcttttcctGATATTTGTTGACGTTAACATCAATACAAGCACGTATATAGTATCATAAAAGACAACCGTAGTTAAAGAGACACGCTCCTCTTCTTTATTTGGGATGAATTTTTAGAAAACTGCTCATGTTTTTCCGTTTCCTGAACGTTTGATCACTCAGCCTCCACAGAGTCTTTGTGAACGCGACCTGATGATTCAACCAGAAGTGTCCACTTGAATTAATCAGTCGTGCAAACCGTCAGAGTTCGGGGTTAATGAGGGATTAATTATGTAAATCCCGTGTAGCAATCAGCGCGTTAATGCCATTATCCCAAATATACATCATTTCTGAAGACTCTTAATGCGTCCTGGTTCTGAATAAGCCGACGTGATGAAGGGTGACCTCAGATCTCCGGCTGTTTGATCCTTTATCTGAACTGTCGGTGGGTTTTCAGGAGAAGATGATCGACCTGGAGAGCGACCTGGAGGAGCTTCACGACAGCGAGCAGAGGTGGGCGGCCAAACACAAGAGAGCCATCGAACAGGTAAAACACAATGCAGACGCTTGACTAACAACTTTCCTATCTAAATCCGGTTTTATTGTCTGGTTTGTTGacatgttttcctgttttctgtcagactgagcagctgcagctgaaggtGATTCAGGAGAAAGATCTGAACGACCAGCTGGAAATGGAGAAAGTTTCCTTGGAGAGACAGGTAGGTAATCTGGTTTCACCTCTACTACAGGAAAAGAAAGGCGGTCAAATTCAAATTTAGTAGCTAATATTTAGGAGttaaatttttcatgttttctatcaTAAAGTTGGACAAACATTTCAGATTAGAAGCTTTGGTATTCCAACCATAATCACATGGGCTCCACACTGTaattcaacttttttaaaacaatttttaactttaaactgAACTAGATaatcttctttaaaaatatatatatattacatttttgttaaattacacacagtaatgagtaaaatcactaaaaaataTACTTAAACTTCATGTTGGCGTTGGATAAACAggcccaaactgtaaataatatccacatctaaaagctgtatttttataaataataattttacaacatttaaccataaaattacactatgtctcactgtgtttaaatcagcaaataatCTAgtgatttttacagatattttaatgaaatattatgTACATTAACAACTGAAAATGGGAAATATTTTATCATATTCTCAATGGTTATTTTATGCACGTTCCTTCTTTTGTTAAAATTGATAATAtctaacaaaacaacacaaaaaatattaatttacaaagaatttaaaaagtaaatggtCAAAATTGTAGATAATGTCTCCATTGgaagtctgtgtttttacaaatagtcatttgttcttttacagtgtgtgaccataaaagtacagtttttctgtatttaaatcaggtaaaaatataattatttcacagatatttgcagttatttttacagtttttttgaacattacagtattgcaccatttttaatgtattttttctgataCCTTTAAGCTTTAGAACTGGTATTATACAGTGAGCAGAAACTGAAGGAGTCAACTTCACTGTGTCTTTGTATTATTATACTGCATTTCTTTACTTACAGTCCAACGTACAccatcgttcaaaagtttggggtcatccagacaatttcatgttttccatgaaaagtcacacttttattcatgttctaacataactgcacaagtgttttctaatcatcaattagcctttcaacaccattagctaacacaatgtagcattagaacacaggagtgatggttgctggaaatgttcctctgtacctctatggagatattccattaaaaatcagctgtttccagctacaatagtcatttaccacattaacaatgtctagactggatttatcattcatttaatgttatcttcaactgcttttctttcaaaaataagggcatttctaagtgaccccaaacagtCGCATTAGTGATCAGACAGTAATATTCACCATACAATTAGTTTTGTCTTAGTTATGCTGTAATGTTCATACTGATACACAGATCCCTGTATGAATATACTGATGCAAGAACATTCTGACAAGTAGAATGCAAATAACTAACAACGAAGGATGAAAAGAAAAGTGACCAACTTTTAACTgagttgtttgtgtttggtttgtgtttgtgtagctgCGTGAGCTGCGTCTGGAGGTGGACGAGCTGCAGAGCTCCAGAGTTCAGGAGGACGTCATCTCCAGGACGGAGAGCAGGATGAAGGAGCTGGAGAACCTTCTGAGGACTGAGGAGAGGTCAGTCAGAAGCTAGTTGCCACACTTCAGATACAAGATCCTTTAAAGTGAATGAACCACGGATCTAAAACCGTCCAGTTCCCTCTGGTTTCATCAGGGTTCTAACATGTTTAGCCTCGGGTCCTGTATTATTTATATTGGAATTCATCATGTTAAAATGCAAGTAGTGGAGAACATTTTAGCTTCCACCCTGTGTCCAAACAACCATTAGCTTCCATTTATTTAAGTTCAAACAGGTTTGGAACATCTAGAAAGTAAGAAACAAAAAGCTCTTCTAAACACAAAGTTACTGCAGATGAAGAAGCTGATGAATCTGAGGACGTTTCGGGGAACTATTCCAGATTTGTGACATAATTTGTGTTCAAGTTTCATCTCGAAATGACTGATATTAACAGTTATTTATTATAAATCCCTCCTTTGACTTCCTTTACGCTCCACAATAAGAGCACCAGTTATAATTGGTGTTTAGCTGTAATGTGAAATACTCATATTTACAGCTGTGTTTTTGCACAAACCTGCAGATAGAGTGTTGTGGAACTTTAAAGTGAGCATTTGTGtgatgcttttgtgtgtttttgttgtgcagaaacaaaatgactctgACAAACACCATCAGTAAGCTGGAGAGGAGGATCAACGAGCTGACGGACCAGATGGAGGAGGAGCACCGGATAGCCACCGAGCAGAAAGACCTGGTAACACAAACCCTCACTTTTATACACTTTCTAACCACATGAGGGCAGCAGAgctctgcaggaaaacaacacaacacacaataaaatGAACCAGTTCATGATAAAAGCCAAACTTCACTTCAAAAGTTTGTGTATTTTGACGGTGTCATATTTTAGAGACTTTATAAATCACAATTCCTAGTTtgtgatgtttgttttattctttccaAACAGAAATTAGAGCTTTTGATACCAGCCAGGTTTTCTCTTTGAGATGTTTGCACTCACAGTTCGgactgttttgcattttgtctgAGTTTTAGTTACCACAAACAGTCATTTTCTCATTGACTTCACAATTATGAAACTTTTCTGGAGCCATCACTGTATTGAAGCAATAAACTGTGTGTTGCAGAGAAAATCTGTATGGACAATAATGGACAAATGGAAACACAGAgcttttagtttgttgcttccagctgtttaggagtctttcctctaagttaaataaataagcagcatcatacagcagcaggatgaatatGAACATTCATGAAGATATATGCTAATCTGACAGCAAATccaaagagaaaatgtgttatGTCTGCATTTCAAACTAACCGGAGCTCTGTGATTGGTTCTCCAGATGACCCAGAGGATCCGCAGCCTGAAGCGGCAGGTGAACGAGGCCGAGGAGGAGGCGAGCAGGAAGGAGGCTCAGTACCGCCACAGCCACCGAGAGCTGGCCGAGGAGAGGGAGAACAACAGCCGACTGCAGAGGCAGCTGCTGGACCAACACCTGCAGAACAAGTACTGACTGCACCCACACTTTACTAACACTCTCCTCTGGGTCTGAACTTTACCTGTCTACTTACAGTTTAGCTGCTGTGGTCACTAGTTCACCCAATGTACACAATATGGGGCAAAGTATTGGGGAAACC
Encoded proteins:
- the LOC111571298 gene encoding cingulin-like protein 1 yields the protein MQGKNETEQQNNMHPHDSSTSKPPANPTKDEADPTRKSGPRRPVGLTRSSNLQRAGSIKDLISKFSDSDPLWPNNSPLSPFKPGRLTKAFSIEVLTSPPSSPTTPRSTGPIESPLPNITVTPPLKQAAQVKSAQKDAKSNQITARIDCPVEGSAVKKVTEPKSKTQTTDSGRDSVADSGLGSESEFDSNKHPDSPSEEEPSTPKATTTTPNPRYQLFLNNELKTNGIGSRDADSPGIGGSVGENGPRLAQWESARLGNNNYKGSLESLASRDWDTMSDKVGVIDSPPRAFNSPYATTTSMEYNPMYRMSEFKGGLSPATSEMNLYGFNSRSTSPVPSTNLAPRPRFSAYDTLVRRRAEANTTVVPTHYSLRSNTLGPPNKKDYIEELTKQLDVCQKRNQFLEAESVEMEKERNQIRFEMRGLLVNNEDLLRTNAQLNNEMKRLREQMIEMDRESQSMGERCREMEIEVKQARDMMVEANTQEYAFNFLQQSLKNKIQDAEESLEKQTQHSKTLAEKLWLAERQLEELEIDKDTKDKKTSELTSTIIRLETELSEALQISTQAAAELSLHQKLRDDAQLRVEELEETLLEKDQELQKLQISISRLQGEVSGKLSDTERNLEDEIQMRERLQLQCKQAERTVDDLTMELQTVNQTKDDTAKQLKLAQEKMIDLESDLEELHDSEQRWAAKHKRAIEQTEQLQLKVIQEKDLNDQLEMEKVSLERQLRELRLEVDELQSSRVQEDVISRTESRMKELENLLRTEERNKMTLTNTISKLERRINELTDQMEEEHRIATEQKDLMTQRIRSLKRQVNEAEEEASRKEAQYRHSHRELAEERENNSRLQRQLLDQHLQNKRKETLTIRQTLDNLRLDLSVDDEDEDQHPEEQRSSVTKV